Proteins encoded by one window of Bacillus sp. DTU_2020_1000418_1_SI_GHA_SEK_038:
- a CDS encoding pilus assembly protein TadG-related protein, whose product MRQIKRVKEHINNERGSGMLIIMVGMLMAAIFIALLFFDFSNVFIHKRVTQTGADAAALAAAKSSREYMEDELQKETQKELEALGARWEAFLAAVLAAVKEDEEPPSEEEILADFIRKEEASHGGRSMPGDVVSWLRSPSVEVEANPAMRFFFGDAGVNDLACEAVRDNFDNARKEAEKFAKENQNDKVKTLNFIGEDFRVYVVTERKAKFTTVSDESISAITSEASVKIGEPKAFTIKCD is encoded by the coding sequence ATGAGACAGATTAAAAGAGTCAAAGAGCATATTAATAATGAACGTGGCAGCGGGATGTTAATCATCATGGTTGGCATGCTCATGGCTGCTATTTTTATAGCTTTGCTGTTTTTTGACTTCTCAAATGTGTTTATTCATAAGCGTGTTACACAAACGGGGGCTGATGCAGCGGCTTTAGCAGCAGCGAAGAGCTCTAGGGAGTATATGGAGGATGAGCTTCAAAAGGAAACGCAAAAAGAATTAGAGGCTCTCGGAGCTAGATGGGAAGCTTTTCTTGCAGCTGTTTTGGCGGCAGTTAAAGAGGATGAAGAACCGCCATCCGAAGAGGAGATATTAGCTGATTTTATTCGTAAGGAAGAAGCAAGTCATGGCGGAAGATCAATGCCAGGGGATGTAGTTAGCTGGTTAAGAAGTCCGTCAGTCGAAGTTGAGGCGAATCCCGCCATGCGATTTTTCTTTGGAGATGCTGGTGTGAATGATCTAGCCTGTGAGGCAGTAAGAGATAACTTCGATAATGCTAGAAAAGAAGCTGAAAAGTTCGCAAAGGAAAACCAAAATGATAAAGTTAAAACTTTAAACTTTATCGGCGAGGATTTTCGTGTCTACGTGGTGACAGAGCGGAAGGCAAAGTTTACTACAGTATCTGATGAAAGTATTTCTGCCATAACATCTGAGGCATCGGTTAAAATTGGTGAACCGAAGGCCTTTACCATTAAGTGTGATTAG
- a CDS encoding HNH/ENDO VII family nuclease, giving the protein MNNFLKVKGSVLTLIFLMGLLFSFIHPAAANVGEVESDSNGIRKTEVHDAKSGVPMTGDASWFDKLFDNLKKMKDAFIEKLENAKAWMKDGWEEFKDWFGPKWEGFTDWLGDLWEGVKDFFSQEWVQTLLKVIGAILVVVGVILLGVWALAAIGIALSIGTIVAAVGFGIAGVVFTFASGERSFWGMVAGGLASGISFFGGLGVLRLLGAFRLIPASGLLRWVTLGGLGGAGAVGFTILHGALHFLFTGDSSLWKHAFTFESLFFNFTLGAVMGPVAARIFGSLGVKQILSKQGNLLATVIARIVKRPVSQVANVLGRIWAAVKGSTIYSAITAGVFAVLDTIIQWKENGKVDWSQTGKRAAIVFTTTLVIGLGTFAIPKLSTMGCACGDEIASSVTKQGKSSATVKQDTPDLANTKTVNETTAEEVNAWWKDSMGYDQPPYKPGTKVKEIELTESTTFVRVYDGENSTMYGGWMMRAEDIQGLTAKEIQDKFALPYTPKFIADVNLAEGTVIRTGIVNPLFGHKGGGTQFDLKGQRIGDFGNERSIETVLSNKGTGNGYNYWNKTTEFKNVKVYQRDDIIDPNMKDARGRTNLERMKKGLAPLGPDGKSVNLHHTTQRNESSIAEVTQTFHQENSSIIHINPNTIPSGINRTEFNKWRTEYWKNRAKDYELENGG; this is encoded by the coding sequence ATGAATAATTTTCTTAAGGTAAAAGGAAGTGTGCTGACACTCATATTCCTAATGGGGCTCCTTTTTTCATTTATTCACCCAGCAGCAGCGAATGTCGGTGAGGTAGAGTCAGATAGTAATGGAATCAGGAAGACAGAAGTGCATGATGCTAAAAGCGGCGTGCCAATGACTGGTGATGCTTCATGGTTTGACAAGTTATTTGATAACTTAAAAAAAATGAAAGATGCGTTTATTGAAAAGCTCGAAAATGCAAAAGCATGGATGAAGGATGGATGGGAGGAATTTAAAGATTGGTTCGGTCCTAAGTGGGAAGGCTTTACCGACTGGCTCGGAGATTTATGGGAGGGAGTTAAAGATTTCTTCTCACAAGAATGGGTTCAAACTCTCTTAAAAGTAATCGGAGCTATTTTAGTTGTGGTGGGTGTTATTTTACTGGGTGTATGGGCTTTAGCTGCCATCGGAATTGCCCTTTCTATAGGTACAATAGTAGCCGCTGTCGGCTTCGGGATTGCTGGAGTGGTGTTTACATTTGCTTCAGGAGAAAGGAGCTTTTGGGGGATGGTGGCAGGCGGCCTTGCCTCAGGAATTTCTTTCTTTGGCGGTTTAGGGGTGCTGCGATTATTAGGAGCATTTAGACTAATTCCAGCATCTGGATTACTCCGTTGGGTAACATTAGGTGGACTTGGAGGAGCGGGAGCGGTAGGTTTCACTATTCTCCATGGCGCCCTGCATTTCCTTTTTACAGGAGACAGCAGTCTTTGGAAGCATGCATTTACGTTCGAAAGCCTGTTCTTCAACTTTACACTTGGAGCAGTTATGGGGCCGGTAGCGGCAAGAATTTTCGGAAGCTTAGGGGTAAAACAAATTTTAAGCAAGCAGGGGAACTTGCTGGCAACGGTTATTGCCCGAATTGTGAAACGGCCAGTATCTCAGGTAGCCAATGTTCTAGGCCGCATTTGGGCAGCAGTAAAGGGTTCAACGATATACAGTGCCATAACAGCAGGGGTTTTTGCTGTACTTGACACCATTATTCAATGGAAGGAAAACGGGAAAGTTGACTGGTCGCAAACAGGCAAACGAGCAGCCATTGTCTTTACCACAACCCTTGTCATTGGATTAGGCACCTTTGCTATCCCGAAGTTATCTACAATGGGATGCGCGTGTGGAGATGAAATTGCTTCAAGCGTAACCAAGCAGGGAAAGAGTTCAGCAACTGTTAAACAGGACACCCCTGACCTGGCCAATACAAAAACAGTTAATGAAACAACAGCAGAGGAAGTTAACGCATGGTGGAAAGACTCCATGGGCTACGATCAGCCTCCCTATAAGCCAGGGACGAAGGTTAAAGAAATTGAGTTAACCGAATCAACAACCTTTGTCAGAGTCTACGATGGCGAAAACTCTACGATGTATGGCGGCTGGATGATGAGAGCAGAAGACATCCAAGGATTAACAGCAAAGGAGATCCAGGATAAATTCGCCTTGCCATATACTCCTAAATTCATTGCGGATGTTAATTTAGCTGAAGGAACAGTAATAAGAACCGGAATTGTCAATCCTCTATTCGGCCATAAAGGCGGAGGGACCCAATTTGATCTAAAGGGACAGCGAATTGGGGACTTTGGAAATGAGCGATCGATAGAGACTGTTTTAAGTAATAAGGGTACGGGGAATGGATATAATTATTGGAATAAAACGACTGAATTTAAAAATGTGAAAGTATACCAAAGAGATGATATTATAGACCCAAATATGAAAGACGCACGTGGAAGAACTAATCTTGAGAGAATGAAAAAGGGCTTGGCTCCACTTGGACCTGATGGAAAGTCTGTAAATCTTCATCACACGACACAGAGAAATGAGAGTTCAATAGCTGAAGTTACACAGACGTTTCATCAGGAAAATAGTTCTATAATTCATATTAATCCCAACACTATACCTTCGGGAATAAATAGAACTGAATTTAATAAATGGAGAACTGAATACTGGAAAAACAGAGCCAAGGATTATGAATTAGAAAATGGGGGATGA